A single region of the Pyricularia oryzae 70-15 chromosome 4, whole genome shotgun sequence genome encodes:
- a CDS encoding glutaminyl-peptide cyclotransferase encodes MRLPATQRNMKGPFLTGQLVLQLLLTPLTAGYGELSDNSLKDIPGAGGDFDISTGQLLAPILIPRVPGTPGSQKVQDHFVDFFARQLPDWSIGWHNTTAKTPATGDEDVPFRNLIFRRDPPWAAEGDVSRLTLVAHYDSLFRPEGFIGATDSAASCALLMHVARSIDGALTKKWSDMMARGETGGGLEEEKGVQIILLDGEEAWVSWTDTDSLYGSRALAADWEAEVHPQSSIHSNSLKSISLFVLLDLLGAPTPRIPSYFQNTHWAYQNMAKVEERLRKLDLLQAQQKNPFLVEAGKPSGAFTQGYILDDHVPFMDRGVDILHVIPTPFPSVWHTMMDDGEHLDGEVLQDWAKIITAFTSEWMELEGFLPSALEKKPNVEEMVKDEL; translated from the exons ATGAGATTGCCTGCCACGCAAAGAAATATGAAGGGTCCTTTTTTGACGGGCCAATTGGTGCTCCAGCTGCTTTTGACGCCTCTCACAGCCGGTTACGGAGAGCTCTCGGACAACAGCCTCAAGGACATACCGGGTGCAGGCGGCGACTTTGATATCAGCACGGGCCAGCTTTTAGCCCCGATATTGATCCCGCGTGTCCCCGGCACACCGGGCTCGCAAAAGGTCCAGGATCACTTCGTGGACTTCTTTGCACGGCAGCTTCCGGATTGGTCCATCGGCTGGCACAATACTACCGCAAAGACTCCGGCGACGGGTGACGAGGATGTGCCGTTCCGCAACCTCATCTTCAGGAGGGACCCGCCATGGGCCGCCGAGGGTGACGTTTCCAGACTGACACTGGTCGCGCATTACGACAGCCTGTTCCGGCCAGAGGGGTTTATCGGGGCCACGGACAGCGCGGCATCCTGTGCCTTGCTGATGCACGTCGCCAGGAGCATTGACGGTGCGCTGACCAAGAAGTGGTCTGATATGATGGCTCGTGGCGAGACAGGGGGTGGGCTGGAGGAGGAGAAAGGGGTGCAAATCATCCTGCTGGATGGCGAGGAGGCGTGGGTCTCGTGGACAGACACGGACTCACTCTACGGTTCTAG AGCACTTGCTGCCGACTGGGAAGCAGAGGTGCACCCGCAGTCGTCTATTCACTCAAACTCCCTCAAGTCTATATCACTTTTTGTACTCCTTGACCTTTTGGGCGCACCCACTCCGCGGATACCATCATACTTCCAAAACACCCATTGGGCTTATCAAAATATGGCCAAGGTCGAGGAGCGTTTGCGGAAGCTTGACCTACTTCAGGCGCAACAAAAGAATCCGTTTTTGGTTGAGGCTGGGAAGCCGTCGGGTGCCTTTACTCAGGGGTACATACTAGACGACCATGTCCCGTTCATGGATCGCGGTGTTGACATATTGCATGTGATACCGACACCATTCCCGAGTGTCTGGCACACTATGATGGATGACGGAGAGCACCTGGATGGAGAGGTGCTGCAAGACTGGGCCAAGATTATCACGGCGTTTACATCTGAGTGGATGGAACTGGAAGGGTTTCTCCCGAGCGCCTTGGAGAAGAAGCCCAATGTCGAGGAAATGGTGAAGGACGAGCTTTAG